In Zea mays cultivar B73 chromosome 7, Zm-B73-REFERENCE-NAM-5.0, whole genome shotgun sequence, the following proteins share a genomic window:
- the LOC100274013 gene encoding uncharacterized protein isoform X3 has product MMRSLRDSLHARIAARLEAKSKTDEQRIWRASKAHDIMELRDRLTELKSKTAVDKTKVEQASSGLKAKTASLNLALVTLKKRQADAVAMHTSAMEIAQMNLMTITSDCMKMQSKSVKQLCRLFPMRRVIKEGEKKDNYSGPYDSICGARLPRGLDPHSIPAEELSASLGYMLHFVNIAVRILSAPVLHVSGFKGSCSNIWQRSSYWSTRQSQSKVYPLFIPRKNACTGGEETSLSESGSSNFGVDSVDSVKKQSFGSTRSNSFNLSGASSHSMERHQYLQRGISLLKTSVTAITTYYYNSLGLDVPSNLSTFEAFSKLLHTLSSSKAFRTAFELNIASRSEKQAQQLNRSIWKSSSAVSSDSSFMDSMHTTIMHSRQPPPELKPELLVHR; this is encoded by the exons AGCAAAACAGATGAGCAGAGGATCTGGAGAGCGAGCAAAGCACACGATATTATGGAGTTGAGGGATCGGCTCACTGAATTGAAGAGCAAAACTGCCGTAG ATAAGACCAAGGTCGAGCAGGCATCGAGTGGTCTCAAGGCAAAAACCGCGTCATTGAATTTGGCTCTTGTCACG CTGAAAAAGAGGCAAGCTGATGCAGTGGCCATGCACACCAGTGCCATGGAAATTGCGCAGATGAATCTC ATGACAATCACCTCAGATTGTATGAAAATGCAATCAAAATCTGTAAAGCAACTTTGCAGATTGTTTCCAATGCGACGA GTTATTAAAGAGGGAGAAAAGAAAGACAACTACAGTGGTCCGTATGATTCGATATGTGGGGCTCGTCTTCCTCGTGGTCTCGATCCACATTCTATTCCAGCAGAAGAACTGTCAGCATCTTTGGG GTACATGCTACACTTCGTCAATATTGCGGTCCGTATCCTATCTGCGCCCGTTCTTCATGTATCAGGCTTTAAG GGTTCATGCTCAAATATATGGCAGCGGAGTTCCTACTGGAGTACACGACAGTCCCAGAG CAAGGTTTACCCTCTTTTTATACCTAGGAAAAATGCTTGCACAGGCGGTGAAGAAACCTCATTGTCAGAAAGTGGTTCGAGTAACTTCGGAGTTGACTCTGTGGATTCTGTCAAGAAACAGTCTTTTGGTTCCACGAGAAGTAATAGCTTTAACCTCTCTGGTGCATCTTCCCACTCCATGGAGAGGCATCAATATTTGCAGAGAGGAATATCACTATTGAAGACAAGTGTTACAGCAATTACTACTTACTATTATAACTCACTGGGCTTGGATGTGCCATCCAATCTTTCTACTTTTGAGGCGTTTTCTAAGTTGCTCCATACGTTATCGTCATCAAAGGCCTTTCGAACTGCTTTTGAATTGAACATTGCTTCAAG GTCAGAAAAGCAAGCACAGCAGCTAAACAGATCGATTTGGAAGTCAAGTTCAGCCGTATCGTCGGACAGCAGTTTTATGGACAGCATGCACACAACCATCATG CACTCTAGACAACCTCCTCCTGAACTCAAACCAGAGCTTCTTGTACACCGCTAA
- the LOC100272644 gene encoding uncharacterized protein LOC100272644 produces MRFKELGRDADEETIKTAYRRLAKFYHPDVYDGKGTLEEGETAEARFIKIQAAYELLIDGERRRAYDREHHVNPMKASQAWMEWVMKKRKAFDQRGDMAVAAWAEQQQREMTLRARRLSRSKVDPEEERKLFAKEKKASMEFYSTTLKRHTLVLRKRDIMRKKAEEEKDKEISRLLAAEGLELDTDEDENKTFLG; encoded by the exons ATGCGCTTCAAAGAGCTGGGTAGGGATGCAGACGAGGAGACCATAAAGACTGCCTACAGAAGATTGGCCAAGTTCTATCACCCTGATG TTTATGATGGTAAGGGAACCCTTGAGGAAGGGGAAACCGCTGAAGCGCGTTTCATTAAGATCCAAGCAGCGTATGAGCTGTTGATTGATGGTGAAAGGAGAAGAGCATATGATAGAGAGCATCATGTGAATCCGATGAAG GCTTCTCAAGCATGGATGGAGTGGGTAATGAAGAAGCGGAAAGCTTTTGACCAACGTGGTGACATGGCTGTGGCTGCTTGGGCTGAGCAACAGCAACGCGAAATGACGCTACGGGCACGGCGTCTCTCACGCTCAAAG GTTGACCCTGAGGAAGAAAGGAAGCTAtttgccaaggaaaagaaggcatCTATGGAATTCTACAGCACAACTCTGAAGAGACATACCCTTGTGTTACGGAAGAGGGATATTATGCGCAAGAAGGCAGAGGAGGAGAAGGATAAGGAGATCAGTAGACTCCTAGCGGCGGAAGGGCTTGAGTTGGATACAGATGAAGATGAAAACAAGACTTTTCTGGGGTAA
- the LOC103633442 gene encoding probable inactive receptor kinase At5g10020, giving the protein MAALLALVLLLLSGGAAGDDVAALLEFKKGIADRDRDQLLGSWSPPAATEAGNGGGGCPASWRGVVCDGGAVVGVALDGLGLAGELKLGTLSGMRALQNLSLAGNAFSGRLPPGIGSLSSLRHLDLSGNRFYGPIPGRLANLSSLVHLNLSHNNFTSGFPTDGIQQLQNLRRFDVRSNNFWGNATDLLAKLRNAEHVDLSDNLFTGTIDLDIQSLASIGNTVKYLNLSHNKLDGGFFRNETVAAFKNLAVLDLSNNGLGGIVPRLDAWFSLEFFSVAGNGLFGMMPEALLQNSMRLIEVDLSRNGFSGSVPTVNSTTLKVLNLSSNVLSGSLPATMGKCTSVDLSGNQFSGELAILRSWDGIVEVIDLSSNKLVGSYPNDVSQFQNLVSLKLRNNSLSGSLPSVLGTYQKLSVLDLSQNAIEGSVLPTFFMSPTLTVLNLSGNKFSGTIPFQSTHSTESILLSSQSALRIVDLSSNSLAGPLPPDISNLQKLEFLILMMNELSGEIPSEISKLQALEYLDLSHNHLTGRIPDMPQNGLKVFNVSYNNLEGTVPKSVEKFPLSCFRPGNDMLVFPDGLPAGNDDYTGVDQGQTSHGHKAGVRVALIIGCIGAVLLVISIALAFYLVRSQELCGRNGFRGQITIRDLKGRISRPNLFRSPKDNVIPSKTSFSNDHLLRAATRSMSAQKELLAEASVEYGYTDPKEVAESTSLGVTETSSAIQAHESPPRSALPAAPHFADSRFLEEPVAFEVYSPDRLVGELIFTDSTLVFTAEDLSRAPAEVLGRSSHGTTYKAVLQSGHVLTVKWLRVGLVKHKKEFTKEIKRIGTIRHPNIVPWRAFYWGPKEQERLIISDYVSGDSLALYLYESTPRRYSRLSVSQRLRIAIDLARCLQFLHHEKGLPHGNLKPTNIFLTGPDLTPKLVDYGLHRFMTPSGAAEQILNLGALGYRAPELANAGKAAPTFKADVYAFGVVVMEMLTRRSAGDIISGQSGAVDLTDWVQMCSREGRGADCFDRDIAGLEERPGVMEELLAVSLRCILPVNERPNMKTVCDDLCSIITA; this is encoded by the exons ATGGCTGCCCTCCTCGCTCTCGTTCTCCTGCTGCTTTCCGGGGGCGCTGCCGGCGACGACGTGGCGGCGCTCCTCGAGTTCAAGAAGGGCATCGCGGACCGAGACCGGGACCAGTTGCTGGGGTCCTGGTCCCCGCCGGCGGCGACGGAGGCCGGCAACGGAGGCGGCGGCTGCCCCGCCTCGTGGCGAGGCGTTGTGTGCGACGGCGGCGCGGTGGTTGGCGTCGCGCTCGACGGCCTCGGCCTCGCCGGGGAGCTCAAGCTCGGGACTCTCTCCGGCATGCGCGCGCTCCAGAACCTCTCCCTCGCCGGGAATGCCTTCTCCGGCCGCCTGCCCCCCGGCATCGGCTCCCTCTCCTCGCTACGCCACCTCGACCTCTCCGGGAACCGCTTCTACGGGCCCATCCCGGGCCGCCTCGCCAACCTCTCCAGCCTCGTCCACCTCAACCTCTCCCACAACAACTTCACGTCCGGCTTCCCCACCGACGGGATCCAGCAGCTGCAGAACCTGCGCCGCTTCGACGTCCGCAGCAACAACTTCTGGGGCAATGCCACCGATCTGCTCGCCAAGCTCCGCAATGCCGAGCACGTCGACCTCAGCGACAACCTCTTCACCGGGACCATCGATCTGGACATCCAAAGCCTCGCCAGCATCGGGAACACGGTCAAGTATCTCAACCTCAGCCACAACAAGCTGGACGGCGGCTTCTTCCGGAATGAGACGGTGGCCGCGTTCAAGAACTTGGCGGTCCTTGATTTGAGCAACAACGGGCTTGGTGGGATAGTGCCGAGGCTCGATGCGTGGTTCTCACTGGAGTTTTTCAGTGTCGCCGGGAATGGGCTATTTGGAATGATGCCCGAGGCACTCCTCCAGAATTCTATGCGCCTTATCGAGGTTGATCTCAGCAGGAACGGCTTCTCAG GGTCAGTGCCAACTGTGAATTCTACGACTTTGAAGGTGTTGAATCTCTCTTCCAATGTTCTATCAGGATCATTACCAGCCACCATGGGCAAATGTACCTCAGTTGATCTGAGCGGGAACCAGTTTTCAGGGGAATTAGCTATATTGCGTTCCTGGGATGGGATTGTTGAGGTCATTGACTTGAGCTCAAACAAACTGGTGGGAAGCTACCCAAATGATGTCTCCCAGTTTCAGAACCTAGTGTCCCTCAAACTACGAAACAATTCATTGTCAGGATCTCTCCCTTCGGTGTTGGGCACCTATCAGAAGTTATCTGTCCTTGATCTGAGTCAGAACGCAATCGAGGGATCTGTGTTACCTACCTTCTTCATGTCACCAACTTTGACTGTGTTAAATCTTTCTGGAAACAAATTTTCTGGAACTATTCCATTTCAGAGCACCCATTCAACGGAATCGATACTTCTTTCATCTCAATCGGCTCTCAGGATTGTGGATCTGTCCAGCAATTCATTGGCTGGACCATTGCCACCAGATATCTCTAATCTGCAAAAACTTGAGTTCCTTATTCTTATGATGAATGAATTATCTGGGGAGATTCCCAGTGAGATAAGCAAGCTTCAAGCACTGGAGTATCTTGACTTATCACATAACCACCTCACAGGCAGAATTCCGGATATGCCTCAAAATGGCCTGAAGGTGTTCAATGTATCTTACAATAATCTAGAAGGAACTGTTCCTAAAAGTGTTGAAAAGTTTCCTTTATCTTGCTTCCGACCTGGAAATGACATGTTAGTTTTCCCAGATGGCCTTCCTGCTGGAAATGATGATTACACCGGAGTTGATCAGGGCCAAACATCTCATGGACATAAGGCTGGTGTTCGAGTTGCTCTTATTATTGGCTGCATTGGAGCTGTCTTGCTAGTTATCTCCATAGCCCTAGCATTCTATTTGGTAAGGTCTCAAGAGCTTTGCGGAAGAAATGGATTTAGAGGTCAAATTACTATCAGGGATCTAAAGGGGAGAATAAGCCGTCCAAATCTGTTCAGGTCCCCCAAAGACAACGTTATACCAAGTAAAACAAGCTTCTCAAATGACCATCTCTTAAGAGCCGCAACTAGATCGATGTCTGCGCAGAAAGAGTTATTGGCTGAAGCCTCTGTCGAATATGGCTACACAGATCCAAAGGAAGTTGCCGAGTCCACAAGTTTAGGTGTGACTGAGACTTCATCTGCGATCCAGGCTCACGAGTCTCCTCCACGGTCTGCATTGCCAGCAGCACCACATTTTGCTGACTCTAGATTCCTCGAGGAACCTGTAGCTTTTGAAGTGTACTCTCCAGACCGGCTGGTTGGAGAACTGATCTTCACGGACAGCACTTTGGTTTTCACAGCTGAGGATCTGTCGCGTGCACCAGCGGAAGTTCTTGGAAGGAGCAGCCATGGAACGACATATAAAGCTGTTCTACAAAGCGGGCATGTCCTGACAGTGAAATGGCTGCGTGTTGGCCTTGTGAAGCATAAAAAGGAATTCACAAAGGAGATAAAGAGGATCGGCACTATCAGGCATCCAAATATAGTTCCATGGAGAGCCTTCTATTGGGGCCCTAAGGAGCAAGAGAGGTTAATTATTTCTGATTATGTCAGTGGTGATAGCTTGGCACTCTACCTCTACG AGTCGACTCCAAGAAGATACTCCCGCCTGTCGGTTTCGCAGCGTCTCAGGATCGCCATCGACCTAGCTCGCTGCCTCCAGTTCCTACACCACGAGAAGGGCCTGCCTCACGGCAACCTGAAGCCGACTAACATATTCCTGACTGGTCCTGATCTCACTCCAAAGCTGGTGGATTACGGCCTGCACAGGTTCATGACTCCAAGTGGCGCCGCCGAGCAGATACTGAACCTAGGAGCGCTAGGGTACCGAGCACCGGAGCTGGCGAACGCGGGGAAGGCGGCACCGACGTTCAAGGCGGACGTGTACGCTTTCGGGGTGGTGGTCATGGAGATGCTGACGCGGAGGAGCGCGGGAGACATCATCTCGGGGCAGTCCGGCGCGGTCGACCTGACCGACTGGGTCCAGATGTGCAGCAGGGAAGGGCGGGGAGCCGACTGCTTCGACCGCGACATCGCCGGCCTGGAAGAGCGCCCCGGGGTGATGGAGGAGCTGCTGGCGGTCTCGCTCAGGTGTATCCTCCCTGTAAATGAGAGGCCTAACATGAAGACAGTCTGCGATGACCTGTGCTCCATCATAACAGCGTGA